The following are encoded in a window of Danio aesculapii chromosome 12, fDanAes4.1, whole genome shotgun sequence genomic DNA:
- the tbx6 gene encoding T-box transcription factor TBX6: MLGVEMYPSLALGPQRLNDCYYRDRDVPLYPSTCEMAARALPPALLKPHANTETPAAPQDSVRMELENAGLWKQFSTVGTEMIVTKKGRRMFPQLRVKLSGLNPSLRYILLLDIVPVDSSRYRFQDNSWQVVGGAEARLPDRVFIHPDSPATGEHWQNRTISFHRAKLTNNTLDAQGYIILHSLHRYQPRVHVIEARDVLMWGRAQHSFTFPETQFITVTAYQNNKITELKINSNPFAKGFRENGMNCKKQRDARLKRKITSSQEECLDIESCDPCDSTELLSQSVELPSSALSIINTALPITDSGFHTEVSSHPDQTDSDQTLVIEQAFLTSEMPSSMESQQQTTSENNVNNALMDETGQMMDLSGYTSSFPTPQLSSHTSVPQSSSMYSVVSSTQSSDLELPRASSISSPHSMPAYSSLPSSEYPGMNSSTAMPASTTSLPDSYPSISHSTSSHLLSSSSYHSLLPTDQSQDNLSPHTPTNPPFQSISACQGSRLTIDSGQNQVDDGGLSSANATTPAVPNPTQTAFPFPPVQPTNDPDPTSPPCQSIPQSALPYQQVSQCNQISTPSDPNTTPTAFPFPPSGQSTPNSIMVSSNLNTTVFPFPPVQQQLNLSTSGPSPATGSFPVSQPSGLSTIPAIPNPVHPTTGSFSFPSTNAIHQGPMQSVPNTLHPSTAYTFPASLPKHTTPGPLPNPAPTSYPFPTPIQPGPHPLQSLTLPSPCSIPNTTQIQSTFPQSYHNPSFSHIPPQMANPSQITSQSFPPLQTSSAPQLLSQSLTHPQCPPPSNAYPAVAPTEIGTFSQLNSATPYLPDVVLHPSLLPSLDPSLSSSAPPSLYNPFSSYSLRLCQDPRSSLHLPLRHIYRQPQHAHGQGSYFDLGGRTVF, encoded by the exons ATGCTGGGTGTGGAAATGTACCCTAGTTTGGCTCTGGGACCTCAGAGATTGAACGACTGCTATTACAGAG ATCGAGATGTGCCATTGTACCCGTCCACATGTGAGATGGCAGCTCGCGCTCTTCCTCCTGCACTGCTAAAGCctcatgcaaacacagaaactcCTGCCGCTCCACAGGACAGCGTGAGGATGGAGCTGGAGAACGCGGGTCTGTGGAAGCAGTTCAGCACAGTCGGCACTGAAATGATCGTCACTAAGAAGGGCAG GCGAATGTTTCCTCAGCTGCGGGTGAAGCTATCAGGGCTGAACCCGTCTCTGCGTTACATTCTTCTTCTAGACATCGTACCCGTCGATTCCTCTCGCTATCGTTTTCAAGACAACAGCTGGCAGGTGGTTGGAGGAGCAGAGGCTCGACTGCCGGACCGTGTGTTCATCCATCCGGACTCACCGGCAACTGGAGAACACTGGCAGAACCGCACCATATCCTTCCACCGCGCGAAACTCACCAACAACACATTAGATGCACAAGGATAT ATCATTCTTCACTCCTTGCATCGATATCAGCCACGGGTGCATGTGATCGAGGCCCGTGACGTGCTGATGTGGGGAAGAGCTCAGCACTCTTTCACTTTTCCTGAAACACAGTTCATTACGGTCACTGCATACCAGAACAACAAg ATCACCGAACTGAAAATAAACTCAAATCCTTTTGCGAAAGGCTTCAGAGAGAATGGCATGAACTGCAAGAA GCAAAGAGATGCAAGACTGAAGAGGAAAATTACATCCAGTCAAGAGGAATGTTTGGATATTG AGTCATGTGACCCATGTGATTCCACAGAGCTCCTCTCACAATCTGTCGAACTCCCAAGCTCTGCCCTCTCCATTATAAACACCGCCCTTCCAATTACAGACTCTGGTTTTCATACAGAAGTGTCGTCTCACCCAGATCAGACAGACTCTGACCAAACTCTTGTCATTGAACAAGCATTCTTGACCTCTGAGATGCCCTCTTCAATGGAGAGTCAACAACAGACAACCTctgaaaataatgtaaacaacGCACTGATGGATGA AACTGGTCAAATGATGGACCTTTCTGGATACACATCATCTTTCCCAACTCCTCAGCTCAGCTCACATACATCAGTGCCTCAGTCTTCTTCAATGTATTCTGTGGTGTCCTCAACACAGAGCTCAGACCTTGAGCTTCCACGGGCCTCAAGTATTTCATCTCCACACTCTATGCCTGCATATTCCTCCTTACCTTCATCAGAGTATCCTGGCATGAATTCCTCTACAGCTATGCCCGCATCTACGACCTCTCTCCCAGACTCATACCCTTCTATCTCTCACTCCACCTCTTCACACCTTCTCTCATCATCCTCCTACCATTCTCTTCTTCCAACAGACCAATCCCAAGACAACCTAAGCCCCCATACACCTACAAATCCACCCTTCCAATCAATCTCTGCTTGTCAAGGTTCCAGGTTGACTATTGACTCCGGGCAAAATCAGGTGGATGATGGGGGTTTAAGCTCAGCCAATGCAACAACCCCTGCAGTCCCAAACCCAACCCAAACAGCCTTTCCTTTTCCCCCGGTGCAACCCACCAATGACCCTGATCCAACATCCCCTCCATGTCAAAGTATACCCCAATCTGCCTTACCATATCAGCAAGTCTCACAATGCAACCAAATTTCCACCCCTTCTGATCCAAATACAACTCCAACTGCATTCCCCTTCCCTCCATCAGGACAGTCCACTCCTAACTCTATTATGGTATCTTCCAATCTTAACACAACAGTCTTCCCCTTTCCCCCTGTCCAGCAGCAACTCAACTTGAGTACCTCTGGACCTAGTCCAGCAACTGGTTCTTTTCCAGTTTCCCAGCCCTCAGGCTTGAGTACAATCCCAGCAATTCCAAACCCAGTTCATCCTACAACTGGGTCCTTCTCCTTCCCTTCCACCAATGCTATCCATCAAGGCCCAATGCAGTCTGTTCCCAATACATTGCACCCAAGCACAGCATACACATTCCCTGCATCTCTGCCCAAACACACCACCCCTGGTCCTCTCCCAAACCCTGCACCAACTTCTTACCCCTTCCCAACTCCAATCCAACCAGGTCCACATCCTCTCCAGAGTTTGACACTTCCCTCACCCTGCTCAATCCCTAATACAACCCAAATTCAATCCACCTTTCCCCAGTCATACCATAATCCCTCCTTCTCTCACATTCCACCCCAAATGGCAAACCCCTCTCAAATCACCTCCCAGTCCTTTCCCCCACTCCAAACCTCAAGTGCCCCTCAGTTACTATCTCAATCCTTAACTCATCCCCAGTGTCCTCCTCCTTCAAACGCATACCCTGCTGTAGCTCCCACAGAGATAGGCACCTTCTCACAGCTCAACTCTGCCACCCCCTATCTACCAGATGTGGTACTGCACCCTTCCCTGCTTCCTTCTCTCGATCCCTCACTCTCCTCCTCTGCTCCACCATCCCTTTATAACCCATTTTCTTCCTACTCACTACGTCTTTGCCAGGATCCTCGGTCCTCCCTGCATTTACCCCTCAGACATATTTATAGACAGCCACAACATGCTCATGGTCAGGGCTCTTACTTTGACCTTGGAGGAAGGACAGTGTTCTGA
- the prodh2 gene encoding hydroxyproline dehydrogenase isoform X2 — protein MSQSSDVSVINRQTLSAPFICYVFICTRPTGAGSAVCLSVIKHFIPAVEMCSLLRPPALSRLICVRLKTVAASQFPAAKRSGELKNPSPAAYLQFEDPQAFRVKSLWELIRALGVFRLCSFPVLVNNCGKLMSFSRRVLGKRCFCMVLRPSVYAQFVAGETEGEIADSMQKMSSLGLHPMLAVPIEEDLGESTGEKRYEDNLSAMLECVLMSHSNGWSNNPMMQLKITALVSPELCEVLFPGLTESENTHLLFGLRRLNKIGEASVNKVRVLVDAEYTYMNPALSLITMAMMKKFNQQSAWIWNTYQCYLKESRNLLLDAVQTSINQSFCFGVKLVRGAYMDKERKLAEKEGRTDPIHESWEHTNDSYNGCLELMLKLIAEKPERYMMIVATHNEESVRRAVTHMVELGLHRDGNSVCFGQLLGMCDHVSLTLAQHGFSVYKSVPYGSVDDTLPYLVRRAQENRTVLQGIRKERDLLRQELHRRLKEKISRST, from the exons ATGTCCCAAAGTTCAGACGTGTCAGTCATTAACCGGCAGACCCTCTCTGCCCCATTCATCTGCTATGTGTTTATCTGCACGCGTCCCACAGGAGCTGGATCTGCTGTGTGTCTGTCCGTTATTAAAC ACTTCATACCAGCAGTGGAGATGTGTTCTCTCCTCCGGCCTCCAGCGTTGAGTCGTCTCATATGTGTGCGGCTCAAAACCGTGGCTGCCTCGCAGTTCCCAGCAGCAAAGCGTAGTGGAGAGCTGAAAAACCCCTCACCAGCTGCGTATCTGCAATTCGAGGACCCTCAGGCGTTCAGGGTGAAGAGTCTGTGGGAGCTGATCCGGGCCCTCGGTGTCTTCAGGCTTTGCTCGTTCCCTGTGCTGGTCAACAACTGCGGGAAG CTGATGTCTTTCTCGAGGAGGGTTCTAGGAAAGCGATGTTTCTGCATGGTCCTCCGTCCGTCTGTTTACGCTCAGTTTGTTGCTGGAGAAACAGAAGGAGAGATCGCAGACTCCATGCAGAAGATGAGCTCTCTGGGCCTCCATCCAATGCTGGCAGTGCCCATCGAAGAGGACCTGGGGGAGAGCACCGG GGAAAAGCGGTATGAAGATAACCTGTCGGCCATGCTGGAGTGTGTCCTCATGTCTCACAGTAATGGATGGAGTAACAATCCCATGATGCAGCTGAAGATCACAGCTCTAGTCAGCCCTGAACTGTGT GAAGTCTTGTTTCCTGGTCTGACTGAGAGTGAAAACACACACCTGCTATTTGGTCTTCGGAGGCTCAACAAAATCGGAGAA GCGAGTGTTAATAAAGTGCGTGTCCTGGTGGATGCCGAGTACACATATATGAATCCTGCGCTGTCACTCATCACAATGGCCATGATGAAGAAATTCAATCAACAAAGCGCCTGGATCTGGAACACATACCAGTGCTATCTGAAG GAATCGAGAAATCTATTACTTGATGCCGTTCAGACGTCCATCAATCAGAGTTTTTGTTTCGGCGTTAAACTCGTAAGAGGAGCTTACATGGACAAAGAAAGAAAATTAGCTGAAAAAGAAGGACGGACAGATCCAATCCATGAATCATGGGAGCATACTAATGACAG TTATAACGGATGTCTAGAGCTCATGTTGAAGCTGATTGCAGAGAAACCGGAGCGCTACATGATGATTGTTGCCACTCACAATGAAGAATCGGTCAGACGGGCTGTGACGca TATGGTAGAGCTGGGACTTCACAGAGATGGAAACTCTGTGTGCTTTGGTCAGCTGTTGGGCATGTGTGACCACGTCTCTCTAACTCTAG CTCAGCATGGTTTCTCAGTGTACAAGTCAGTGCCGTACGGATCGGTGGACGACACGCTGCCGTATCTGGTGCGACGAGCTCAGGAGAACCGCACCGTCCTCCAGGGGATCCGGAAGGAGAGAGATCTGCTCAGACAGGAGCTCCATCGCAGACTTAAAGAAAAGATCAGCAGATCCACATAG
- the prodh2 gene encoding hydroxyproline dehydrogenase isoform X1, translated as MSQSSDVSVINRQTLSAPFICYVFICTRPTGAGSAVCLSVIKHFIPAVEMCSLLRPPALSRLICVRLKTVAASQFPAAKRSGELKNPSPAAYLQFEDPQAFRVKSLWELIRALGVFRLCSFPVLVNNCGKLMSFSRRVLGKRCFCMVLRPSVYAQFVAGETEGEIADSMQKMSSLGLHPMLAVPIEEDLGESTGEKRYEDNLSAMLECVLMSHSNGWSNNPMMQLKITALVSPELCVKLTSLLKTELYDLNLLVKAMDGEEVLFPGLTESENTHLLFGLRRLNKIGEASVNKVRVLVDAEYTYMNPALSLITMAMMKKFNQQSAWIWNTYQCYLKESRNLLLDAVQTSINQSFCFGVKLVRGAYMDKERKLAEKEGRTDPIHESWEHTNDSYNGCLELMLKLIAEKPERYMMIVATHNEESVRRAVTHMVELGLHRDGNSVCFGQLLGMCDHVSLTLAQHGFSVYKSVPYGSVDDTLPYLVRRAQENRTVLQGIRKERDLLRQELHRRLKEKISRST; from the exons ATGTCCCAAAGTTCAGACGTGTCAGTCATTAACCGGCAGACCCTCTCTGCCCCATTCATCTGCTATGTGTTTATCTGCACGCGTCCCACAGGAGCTGGATCTGCTGTGTGTCTGTCCGTTATTAAAC ACTTCATACCAGCAGTGGAGATGTGTTCTCTCCTCCGGCCTCCAGCGTTGAGTCGTCTCATATGTGTGCGGCTCAAAACCGTGGCTGCCTCGCAGTTCCCAGCAGCAAAGCGTAGTGGAGAGCTGAAAAACCCCTCACCAGCTGCGTATCTGCAATTCGAGGACCCTCAGGCGTTCAGGGTGAAGAGTCTGTGGGAGCTGATCCGGGCCCTCGGTGTCTTCAGGCTTTGCTCGTTCCCTGTGCTGGTCAACAACTGCGGGAAG CTGATGTCTTTCTCGAGGAGGGTTCTAGGAAAGCGATGTTTCTGCATGGTCCTCCGTCCGTCTGTTTACGCTCAGTTTGTTGCTGGAGAAACAGAAGGAGAGATCGCAGACTCCATGCAGAAGATGAGCTCTCTGGGCCTCCATCCAATGCTGGCAGTGCCCATCGAAGAGGACCTGGGGGAGAGCACCGG GGAAAAGCGGTATGAAGATAACCTGTCGGCCATGCTGGAGTGTGTCCTCATGTCTCACAGTAATGGATGGAGTAACAATCCCATGATGCAGCTGAAGATCACAGCTCTAGTCAGCCCTGAACTGTGT GTTAAGCTTACCTCTCTGCTGAAAACAGAACTGTATGATCTGAACTTGCTTGTCAAAGCCATGGATGGAGAG GAAGTCTTGTTTCCTGGTCTGACTGAGAGTGAAAACACACACCTGCTATTTGGTCTTCGGAGGCTCAACAAAATCGGAGAA GCGAGTGTTAATAAAGTGCGTGTCCTGGTGGATGCCGAGTACACATATATGAATCCTGCGCTGTCACTCATCACAATGGCCATGATGAAGAAATTCAATCAACAAAGCGCCTGGATCTGGAACACATACCAGTGCTATCTGAAG GAATCGAGAAATCTATTACTTGATGCCGTTCAGACGTCCATCAATCAGAGTTTTTGTTTCGGCGTTAAACTCGTAAGAGGAGCTTACATGGACAAAGAAAGAAAATTAGCTGAAAAAGAAGGACGGACAGATCCAATCCATGAATCATGGGAGCATACTAATGACAG TTATAACGGATGTCTAGAGCTCATGTTGAAGCTGATTGCAGAGAAACCGGAGCGCTACATGATGATTGTTGCCACTCACAATGAAGAATCGGTCAGACGGGCTGTGACGca TATGGTAGAGCTGGGACTTCACAGAGATGGAAACTCTGTGTGCTTTGGTCAGCTGTTGGGCATGTGTGACCACGTCTCTCTAACTCTAG CTCAGCATGGTTTCTCAGTGTACAAGTCAGTGCCGTACGGATCGGTGGACGACACGCTGCCGTATCTGGTGCGACGAGCTCAGGAGAACCGCACCGTCCTCCAGGGGATCCGGAAGGAGAGAGATCTGCTCAGACAGGAGCTCCATCGCAGACTTAAAGAAAAGATCAGCAGATCCACATAG